Proteins encoded in a region of the Prunus persica cultivar Lovell chromosome G4, Prunus_persica_NCBIv2, whole genome shotgun sequence genome:
- the LOC18778723 gene encoding 60S ribosomal protein L44 has product MVNVPKTKKTYCKSKECKKHTLHKVTQYKTGKASIAAQGKRRYDRKQSGYGGQTKPVFHKKAKTTKKIVLRLQCQGCKHVSQHPIKRCKHFEIGGDKKGKGTSLF; this is encoded by the exons ATG GTGAACGTTCCAAAGACAAAGAAGACTTACTGCAAGAGCAAGGAGTGCAAGAAGCACACCTTGCACAAGGTTACACAATACAAGACAGGCAAGGCTAGTATTGCTGCTCAGGGGAAGCGTCGTTACGATCGCAAGCAGTCTGGTTATGGTGGTCAGACCAAACCAGTCTTCCACAAGAAG GCAAAGACCACTAAGAAGATTGTCCTGAGGCTCCAATGCCAGGGTTGCAAACATGTGTCCCAGCACCCAATCAAG AGGTGCAAGCACTTTGAAATTGGTGGAGACAAGAAGGGGAAGGGAACATCTCTGTTTTAA
- the LOC18780140 gene encoding bidirectional sugar transporter SWEET2a: MLSTGLSSVYLGFSTAAGIAGNIFAFVLFVSPLPTFKRIIRNKSTEQFSGLPYIYAFLNCLICLWYGMPVVKTGIILVATVNSFGAVFQLVYLSIFITYAERATKLRMLGLLGAVAVVFAFVVFVSLGVLEYDDRQTFVGYLSVASLISMFASPLFIIKLVIKTRSVEFMPFNLSFATFLMSLSFSAYGIFKEDPFLYIPNGIGTILGLVQLALYSYYSKISGEDSREPLIVSYV, encoded by the exons ATGTTGTCAACTGGGTTGTCTTCTGTTTATTTAGGTTTCAGTACTGCAGCCGGCATTGCTG GGAATATCTTTGCCTTCGTGTTGTTTGTGTCACCACT gCCAACATTCAAGAGAATCATTAGAAACAAGTCAACAGAACAATTCTCTGGATTGCCTTACATATATGCCTTTTTGAATTGCTTGATATGTCTTTGGTATGGCATGCCTGTAGTGAAGACTGGTATTATATTGGTGGCTACAGTCAATTCATTTGGGGCTGTTTTCCAGTTAGTCTACTTGAGCATTTTCATTACGTACGCTGAAAGAGCAACTAAG CTTAGGATGTTGGGATTATTAGGGGCAGTTGCTGTTGTATTTGCGTTCGTTGTCTTTGTGAGCTTAGGAGTTTTAGAGTATGATGACAGGCAAACGTTCGTTGGATATTTGAGTGTCGCTTCACTTATTTCAATGTTTGCTTCGCCGCTGTTTATCATA AAACTGGTTATCAAAACAAGGAGTGTCGAATTCATGCCATTTAATCTCTCTTTTGCAACTTTCTTGATgagtctctctttctctgcctATGGAATATTCAAGGAAGACCCCTTCCTTTAT ATCCCAAATGGTATTGGAACAATTTTAGGCCTTGTCCAGTTGGCTCTCTACTCCTACTATAGTAAGATATCTGGAGAAGACTCAAGAGAACCATTGATAGTTTCATATGTGTGA